The following coding sequences lie in one Frigoribacterium sp. SL97 genomic window:
- the mmsA gene encoding multiple monosaccharide ABC transporter ATP-binding protein, translated as MGVDSPVILEMRSITKEFPGVKALDDVSMQVRAGEVHAICGENGAGKSTLMKVLSGVYPFGTYTGDIVYQGAEMRFRDIRSSESQGIVIIHQELALIPELSITENIFLGNEPTRFGAIDWRAAKTKAIDLLARVGLKDDPDTAIKNLGVGKQQLVEIAKALNKNVKLLILDEPTAALNEADSQHLLDLIRGLKGRGISSIMISHKLNEIEAIADSITIIRDGKTIETLDVKEDGVNEDRIIRGMVGRNLASRFPDRTPKIGEVFFEVKDWWVRHPQTAERFVCKGSSITVRKGEIVGLAGLMGAGRTELAMSIFGRSYGQFVSGEIVKDGRKIEIKNVSDAIDNGLAYVSEDRKVLGLNLLDDIKRSTVAAKLTKISKASVVNTYEEHSIAEDYRKSLRVKTPTVDEGVAKLSGGNQQKVVLAKWMFTDPDLLILDEPTRGIDVGAKFEIYNIINQLAAQGKGVIVISSELPELLGLSDRIYTIFEGSVTNEIEASEADAETLMRTMTSKKKEQAA; from the coding sequence ATGGGCGTTGACTCTCCCGTCATCCTCGAGATGCGCTCCATCACGAAGGAGTTCCCGGGCGTCAAGGCGCTCGACGACGTGTCGATGCAGGTCCGCGCCGGTGAGGTGCACGCGATCTGCGGCGAGAACGGCGCCGGCAAGTCGACGCTGATGAAGGTCCTCTCGGGTGTCTACCCGTTCGGCACCTACACGGGCGACATCGTCTACCAGGGTGCCGAGATGCGGTTCCGCGACATCCGCTCGAGCGAGTCGCAGGGCATCGTCATCATCCACCAGGAGCTGGCGCTGATCCCCGAGCTCTCGATCACCGAGAACATCTTCCTCGGCAACGAGCCGACCCGCTTCGGGGCCATCGACTGGCGCGCGGCGAAGACGAAGGCCATCGACCTGCTCGCCCGCGTCGGCCTCAAGGACGACCCCGACACCGCCATCAAGAACCTCGGCGTCGGCAAGCAGCAGCTCGTCGAGATCGCCAAGGCGCTGAACAAGAACGTCAAGCTGCTGATCCTCGACGAGCCGACCGCGGCCCTCAACGAGGCCGACTCGCAGCACCTGCTCGACCTCATCCGCGGCCTCAAGGGTCGCGGCATCTCGTCGATCATGATCAGCCACAAGCTCAACGAGATCGAGGCCATCGCCGACTCCATCACGATCATCCGTGACGGCAAGACCATCGAGACGCTCGACGTGAAAGAGGACGGCGTCAACGAGGACCGCATCATCCGCGGCATGGTCGGCCGCAACCTGGCCAGCCGATTCCCCGACCGCACCCCGAAGATCGGAGAGGTCTTCTTCGAGGTCAAGGACTGGTGGGTGCGCCACCCGCAGACGGCCGAACGCTTCGTCTGCAAGGGCTCGTCCATCACCGTGCGCAAGGGCGAGATCGTCGGCCTGGCCGGCCTGATGGGCGCCGGTCGCACCGAACTCGCGATGAGCATCTTCGGTCGCTCGTACGGTCAGTTCGTCTCGGGCGAGATCGTCAAGGACGGCCGGAAGATCGAGATCAAGAACGTCTCGGACGCGATCGACAACGGCCTGGCCTACGTCTCCGAAGACCGGAAGGTGCTGGGGCTCAACCTGCTCGACGACATCAAGCGCTCGACGGTCGCGGCCAAGCTGACCAAGATCTCGAAGGCCTCCGTGGTCAACACCTACGAAGAGCACTCGATCGCCGAGGACTACCGCAAGAGCCTGCGCGTCAAGACCCCCACGGTCGACGAGGGGGTCGCCAAGCTCTCCGGCGGCAACCAGCAGAAGGTCGTCCTGGCGAAGTGGATGTTCACCGACCCCGACCTGCTCATCCTCGACGAGCCCACGCGAGGCATCGACGTGGGCGCCAAGTTCGAGATCTACAACATCATCAACCAGCTCGCGGCCCAGGGCAAAGGCGTGATCGTCATCTCGTCCGAACTGCCCGAGCTGCTGGGGCTCTCCGATCGCATCTACACGATCTTCGAGGGTTCCGTCACGAACGAGATCGAGGCCTCCGAGGCCGACGCCGAGACGCTCATGCGAACCATGACCTCGAAGAAGAAGGAGCAAGCCGCATGA
- the mmsB gene encoding multiple monosaccharide ABC transporter permease yields the protein MKDLKKVFGGNTSNARQFGMIATLVVAIVFFQVLTGGLTLDPPNLIALVSQYSYILILAIGMVMVIVAGHIDLSVGSVAAFVGIMVATAMSNWNFPWPLAIVFGLVVGAAIGAWHGFWVAYVGVPAFIVTLAGMLLFRGANQFVGDATTLPVPEAFTVIGAGYLPEFGPNTGYNNATLLLGLVIIVAVVYNEFRLRRIQQKMGSERAPLWVSLVKLVVLVGIIAYAATLFGGGRVGTSFPVSGIILGVLVLVYGFVTQNTIFGRHIYAVGGNSHAAELSGVKAKRINFFVMMNMSVLAALAGMIYVARAGASGPQDGVSWELDAIASVFIGGAAVAGGIGTVTGSIVGGFVIAVLNNGLQLLGVESDKVQMIKGLVLLIAVAVDVYNKSQGRPSITGFLTRGLRRDKNGIAASDLPSGTQSGVGRDAETTEPALTPNGDISDVQRPKATTPN from the coding sequence ATCAAAGACCTGAAGAAGGTGTTCGGCGGCAACACGTCGAACGCGCGCCAGTTCGGCATGATCGCGACGCTCGTCGTGGCGATCGTGTTCTTCCAAGTGTTGACCGGTGGCCTGACGCTCGACCCGCCGAACCTGATCGCCCTCGTGAGCCAGTACTCGTACATCCTGATCCTCGCCATCGGCATGGTGATGGTGATCGTCGCCGGGCACATCGACCTCTCGGTCGGTTCGGTCGCCGCCTTCGTCGGCATCATGGTCGCCACCGCCATGAGCAACTGGAACTTCCCATGGCCGCTCGCCATCGTCTTCGGCCTCGTGGTCGGGGCCGCCATCGGGGCCTGGCACGGCTTCTGGGTCGCGTACGTGGGTGTCCCCGCGTTCATCGTGACCCTCGCTGGCATGCTCTTGTTCCGTGGTGCTAACCAGTTCGTCGGCGACGCCACGACCCTGCCGGTGCCCGAGGCCTTCACGGTCATCGGCGCGGGCTACCTGCCCGAGTTCGGTCCGAACACCGGCTACAACAACGCGACCCTGCTGCTCGGCCTGGTGATCATCGTCGCCGTGGTCTACAACGAGTTCCGCCTGCGCCGCATCCAGCAGAAGATGGGTTCCGAACGGGCCCCTCTCTGGGTCAGTCTCGTAAAGCTGGTCGTGCTCGTGGGGATCATCGCCTACGCCGCGACGCTCTTCGGTGGCGGACGCGTCGGCACCTCGTTCCCCGTGTCGGGCATCATCCTCGGCGTACTCGTCCTGGTCTACGGTTTCGTCACGCAGAACACGATCTTCGGTCGGCACATCTACGCGGTGGGTGGCAACTCGCACGCCGCCGAGCTCTCGGGCGTCAAGGCGAAGCGCATCAACTTCTTCGTCATGATGAACATGTCCGTGCTGGCCGCGCTGGCAGGCATGATCTACGTCGCTCGGGCCGGTGCCTCCGGCCCCCAGGACGGGGTGAGCTGGGAGCTCGATGCCATCGCCTCCGTATTCATCGGTGGTGCGGCGGTCGCCGGCGGCATCGGAACGGTGACCGGATCGATCGTCGGTGGATTCGTCATCGCCGTCCTCAACAATGGGCTGCAGCTGCTCGGGGTCGAGTCCGACAAGGTCCAGATGATCAAGGGCCTCGTCCTGCTCATCGCCGTCGCCGTCGACGTCTACAACAAGAGCCAGGGTCGGCCCTCGATCACCGGTTTCCTCACCCGGGGCCTGCGTCGCGACAAAAACGGCATCGCCGCCTCCGACCTGCCCTCGGGCACCCAGAGCGGTGTCGGCCGCGACGCCGAGACGACCGAGCCCGCCCTCACCCCGAACGGCGACATCTCGGACGTGCAGCGACCCAAGGCCACCACGCCCAACTAG
- a CDS encoding MOSC domain-containing protein, with protein sequence MPRGPDDRLPVSGASPVRVELLLASPRSRYVGRPADGPAPAPTTGPESHDAVTVRAYLGIVGDRYFNAPAHRGASVTLFAAEQLGHLARELGLPEGTVLDAALTRRNVVVRGIDVDALVGREFDLDTGDGPVSFRANRAANPCAWMDVVFGAGAFRALRGRGGVRCEPLTDGVLRVGPGLLRAS encoded by the coding sequence GTGCCCCGAGGACCGGACGATCGGCTGCCCGTCTCGGGCGCCTCTCCCGTGAGGGTCGAACTGCTGCTCGCCTCGCCCCGGTCCCGCTACGTCGGCCGCCCCGCCGACGGCCCGGCCCCGGCCCCGACCACGGGCCCCGAGTCGCACGACGCCGTCACCGTGCGCGCCTACCTCGGCATCGTGGGCGACCGCTACTTCAACGCCCCGGCGCACCGCGGGGCCTCGGTCACCCTCTTCGCCGCCGAGCAGCTCGGGCACCTGGCCCGCGAGCTCGGTCTGCCTGAGGGCACGGTGCTCGACGCCGCCCTGACGCGTCGCAACGTGGTCGTGCGCGGCATCGACGTCGACGCCCTCGTGGGTCGCGAGTTCGACCTCGACACGGGCGACGGCCCGGTGTCGTTCCGCGCGAACCGGGCGGCGAACCCGTGCGCGTGGATGGACGTGGTGTTCGGCGCGGGGGCCTTCCGCGCGCTCCGGGGCCGCGGGGGAGTGCGATGCGAACCGCTCACCGACGGGGTGCTGCGCGTGGGGCCGGGACTGCTGCGCGCCTCCTAG
- a CDS encoding LacI family DNA-binding transcriptional regulator: MKPDIDKVRAPNIRDVAALAGVSYQTVSRVLNDSPSIRPSTRQKVLDVIDEIGYRPNQAARALVTSRSKAIGVLTLQNVHFGPQTIVNAIEVAARTAGYRLSIASTTTVSDDVRASLQLLTNQAVEAIIVIAPQRKFFDVIDELDLDVPIVALDSTQRARAHSLSVDQFEGARLATRHLIDLGHRHIVHVAGPQDWIEADERMQGFLFEMGEAELSIEPPILGDLTADFGYTAGQELLRRRDFTAVFSANDLMAVGLLHAFREADVDVPREVSVVGFDDSPTAPHLWPPLTTVRQDFALIGRRAVELVVAELEGGTVVDRTLIPPELVVRGSTSRPWFL, from the coding sequence GTGAAGCCTGACATCGACAAGGTGCGTGCTCCCAACATCCGCGACGTGGCCGCTCTCGCAGGTGTCTCGTACCAGACCGTCTCGCGTGTGCTCAACGACAGTCCCAGCATCCGGCCGAGCACGCGGCAGAAGGTGCTCGACGTCATCGACGAGATCGGCTACCGACCGAACCAGGCCGCGCGGGCGCTGGTCACCAGCCGGTCGAAGGCCATCGGCGTGCTCACCCTGCAGAACGTCCACTTCGGTCCGCAGACGATCGTCAACGCCATCGAGGTCGCGGCCCGGACGGCCGGCTACCGGCTGAGCATCGCGAGCACGACGACGGTGTCGGACGACGTCCGGGCGAGCCTGCAGCTGCTCACCAACCAGGCGGTCGAGGCGATCATCGTCATCGCCCCGCAACGCAAGTTCTTCGACGTCATCGACGAGCTCGACCTCGACGTCCCCATCGTCGCGCTCGACTCGACGCAGCGGGCCCGGGCGCACAGCCTCTCGGTCGACCAGTTCGAAGGGGCGCGCCTCGCCACCCGGCACCTGATCGACCTCGGTCACCGGCACATCGTGCACGTCGCCGGACCCCAGGACTGGATCGAGGCCGACGAGCGGATGCAGGGCTTCCTCTTCGAGATGGGCGAGGCCGAGTTGTCGATCGAGCCGCCCATCCTCGGCGACCTGACGGCCGACTTCGGCTACACGGCCGGGCAGGAGCTGCTGCGTCGCCGCGACTTCACCGCCGTGTTCTCGGCCAACGACCTGATGGCCGTGGGGCTGCTGCACGCCTTCCGCGAGGCCGACGTCGACGTGCCCCGCGAGGTCAGCGTCGTCGGCTTCGACGACTCGCCGACCGCACCGCACCTGTGGCCGCCGCTCACGACCGTGCGTCAGGACTTCGCCCTGATCGGCCGACGCGCCGTCGAACTCGTCGTGGCCGAGCTCGAGGGCGGCACGGTCGTCGATCGCACCTTGATCCCTCCGGAACTGGTGGTGCGCGGGTCGACCTCGCGCCCCTGGTTCCTCTGA
- a CDS encoding multidrug effflux MFS transporter has translation MTTVVHPGDSLTRRQRLVYVVVLGALTALGPFTIDLYLPAFPELSRDFSVDSGVIQLTLTATTIGFGVGQLLVGPWSDKVGRRTPLIVATAVHILASIGAASAPTIELLAVFRVLQGMGAAAGGVVAMATVRDLFGGLPLVRMLSRLALVNGLAPIVAPVIGSQLLAFTSWRGIFVFLVAYGAFVIIAAIFLIVETLPPARRHEAGHTTLGQRYKVLFSDRIFVGVALIGAMVFSGLFSYLSASSFLFQEVYGLNAQQYGYLFAINSLGIVAGVQISSRLARRVGPQWILACSTIVLLLAAASIVVLDSLGAGLVGILVPLWFFIAACGFSFPQVQVLGLANHGKEAGTAASLLGALNFGLAGLISPVVGFLGIGSAVPMGSVMVATSCVAIASLWLLVRPRTVPALGR, from the coding sequence GTGACCACCGTCGTCCACCCGGGTGACTCCCTGACCCGCCGCCAGCGGCTCGTCTACGTCGTCGTGCTCGGCGCGCTCACCGCGCTCGGGCCGTTCACGATCGACCTCTACCTGCCGGCGTTCCCCGAACTCAGCCGGGACTTCTCCGTCGACAGCGGCGTCATCCAGCTGACGCTGACGGCGACGACGATCGGCTTCGGGGTGGGGCAGCTGCTGGTCGGGCCGTGGAGCGACAAGGTCGGCCGTCGCACGCCGCTGATCGTCGCGACCGCCGTGCACATCCTCGCCAGCATCGGCGCCGCCAGCGCGCCGACCATCGAGCTGCTCGCCGTCTTCCGGGTGCTGCAGGGCATGGGTGCCGCCGCCGGGGGCGTCGTCGCCATGGCGACGGTGCGCGACCTGTTCGGTGGGCTGCCGCTCGTGCGCATGCTGTCGCGTCTCGCCCTGGTGAACGGGCTCGCCCCCATCGTCGCGCCCGTCATCGGCTCGCAGCTGCTGGCCTTCACCAGCTGGCGCGGCATCTTCGTGTTCCTCGTGGCCTACGGCGCGTTCGTGATCATCGCCGCGATCTTCCTGATCGTCGAGACCCTGCCGCCCGCCCGGCGGCACGAGGCCGGGCACACGACCCTCGGGCAGCGCTACAAGGTGCTCTTCAGCGACCGGATCTTCGTCGGCGTCGCCCTGATCGGGGCGATGGTCTTCTCGGGTCTGTTCTCGTACCTCTCGGCCTCGTCGTTCCTCTTCCAGGAGGTCTACGGCCTGAACGCCCAGCAGTACGGCTACCTGTTCGCGATCAACTCGCTCGGGATCGTCGCCGGCGTCCAGATCAGCTCGCGGCTGGCCCGGCGGGTCGGGCCGCAGTGGATCCTCGCCTGCTCGACGATCGTCCTGCTGCTCGCCGCCGCGTCGATCGTCGTGCTCGACTCGCTCGGTGCCGGGCTCGTGGGCATCCTCGTGCCGCTGTGGTTCTTCATCGCGGCCTGCGGCTTCTCGTTCCCGCAGGTCCAGGTGCTCGGGCTCGCCAACCACGGCAAGGAGGCAGGGACGGCGGCGTCGTTGCTCGGCGCGCTGAACTTCGGCCTGGCGGGGCTCATCTCGCCGGTGGTCGGGTTTCTCGGCATCGGGTCCGCCGTGCCGATGGGCAGTGTCATGGTCGCCACCTCGTGCGTGGCCATCGCGAGCCTGTGGCTGCTGGTGCGCCCGCGGACGGTGCCGGCGCTGGGTCGCTGA
- a CDS encoding MFS transporter → MTDAAAVSTRPEGVLSGRYRLATLGMCALIGIAAFESLAVTTIMPIISRELDGEALYSLSFAAPLASGLVGMVVAGNWADRSGPRVVVIASMLLFAVGLLVVGTAPDMVVLLLGRLVQGVGSGAVIVGLYVMVARLYPPGLHPSIFAGFAAAWVVPGLVGPLVAGVVAETVGWHWVFLGALGLAVPAFFAVLPSLRRVPPPEVAEGARRVPWSIGRILWSVGAALGVLALNLVSEFPTWLTVVVIVVAVVVLAVALRPLLPPGTLRAAPGLPTLVLLRGLVGAAFLGSEVYIPYMLSAEYDFSASASGVTLTLGALGWAFASWVQGRLGDRVAQRDGIRIGIVLVLLGVVVAALTPLFHLPPAFLIATWAVAGFGMGFMYPRFSVLVLALSTESERGFNSSALTIADSTGSAVALALTGAAFGVLGGASSPLAFVACFAVGTGVAALALALSGRAVPRGR, encoded by the coding sequence ATGACCGACGCCGCCGCCGTGAGCACCCGCCCCGAGGGCGTGCTCAGCGGTCGGTACCGGCTGGCCACCCTCGGCATGTGCGCCCTGATCGGCATCGCGGCGTTCGAGTCGCTCGCGGTCACGACGATCATGCCGATCATCAGCCGTGAGCTCGACGGCGAAGCGCTCTACTCGCTCAGCTTCGCGGCGCCCCTCGCGTCCGGCCTGGTCGGCATGGTGGTGGCGGGCAACTGGGCCGACCGCAGCGGGCCGCGCGTCGTGGTCATCGCCTCGATGCTGCTGTTCGCCGTCGGGCTGCTCGTCGTCGGCACCGCGCCCGACATGGTCGTGCTGCTGCTCGGCCGTCTGGTGCAGGGCGTCGGCTCCGGCGCGGTCATCGTCGGGCTCTACGTCATGGTCGCCCGGCTGTACCCGCCGGGCCTGCACCCGTCGATCTTCGCGGGGTTCGCCGCGGCCTGGGTCGTCCCGGGTCTCGTCGGGCCACTCGTCGCGGGCGTCGTGGCCGAGACGGTCGGCTGGCACTGGGTCTTCCTCGGTGCGCTCGGCCTCGCCGTGCCCGCGTTCTTCGCCGTCCTGCCGAGCCTGCGTCGCGTCCCTCCGCCCGAGGTGGCCGAGGGCGCGCGGCGCGTGCCCTGGAGCATCGGTCGCATCCTCTGGTCGGTCGGCGCGGCCCTCGGCGTGCTGGCCCTCAACCTGGTCTCCGAGTTCCCGACCTGGTTGACCGTCGTCGTCATCGTGGTGGCGGTGGTCGTGCTCGCCGTGGCGCTCCGGCCCCTGTTGCCGCCGGGCACGCTGCGCGCCGCCCCGGGGCTGCCCACCCTGGTGCTGCTGCGCGGTCTCGTGGGGGCGGCGTTCCTCGGCAGCGAGGTCTACATCCCGTACATGCTCTCGGCCGAATACGACTTCAGCGCCTCGGCCTCCGGCGTGACGCTGACCCTGGGAGCGCTCGGCTGGGCGTTCGCGAGCTGGGTGCAGGGCAGGCTCGGCGACCGGGTGGCCCAGCGCGACGGCATCCGCATCGGCATCGTCCTCGTGCTCCTCGGCGTCGTGGTCGCCGCGCTGACCCCCCTGTTCCACCTGCCCCCGGCCTTCCTCATCGCGACCTGGGCCGTCGCCGGATTCGGCATGGGGTTCATGTACCCCCGCTTCTCGGTGCTCGTCCTCGCGCTGTCGACCGAGTCCGAGCGCGGGTTCAACAGTTCGGCGTTGACCATCGCCGACTCCACCGGTTCGGCCGTCGCGCTGGCCTTGACCGGCGCCGCGTTCGGGGTGCTCGGCGGCGCGTCCAGCCCCCTCGCCTTCGTCGCCTGCTTCGCCGTCGGCACGGGCGTCGCGGCGCTCGCGCTCGCCCTGAGCGGCCGCGCGGTGCCCCGCGGACGGTGA
- a CDS encoding sugar-binding protein: protein MRKLALTTLAVAAATTLILSGCSNSTRTDAGSGDAATGFESGSLVGVALPAKTSENWVLAGDLFTQDITDAGFKPDVQYAAASAPVANQQEIVQSMVTKGAKVIVIGAADGGQLGTQVKAAHDAGAVVIAYDRLILNTDDVDYYVAYDNFKVGELQGQALLDGMAAKKAEGPYNIELFSGSSDDANSKVFFDGAMSVLQPKIDDGTLVVASGQTDIKQTATDGWKPENAQRRMDSLLTSTYGSTELDGVLSPNDTLARAIITSVKQAGKDIPVVTGQDSEVESVKSIMAGEQYSTINKDTRNLVKQAVAMVSSLSKGDKAETNDDKSYDNGSKVVPAYLLPPQIVTKDNAAEAYANDTTLEPLTK, encoded by the coding sequence ATGCGCAAACTCGCGCTGACGACCCTCGCGGTCGCCGCAGCAACGACGCTGATCCTGAGCGGCTGCTCGAACTCGACCCGCACCGACGCGGGTTCGGGAGACGCGGCGACCGGTTTCGAGTCCGGCTCCCTCGTCGGCGTGGCCCTGCCCGCCAAGACCAGCGAGAACTGGGTCCTCGCCGGCGACCTCTTCACCCAGGACATCACCGACGCCGGATTCAAACCCGACGTCCAGTACGCTGCCGCGTCCGCCCCTGTGGCGAACCAGCAGGAGATCGTCCAGTCGATGGTCACCAAGGGCGCCAAGGTCATCGTCATCGGTGCCGCCGACGGCGGTCAGCTCGGGACGCAGGTCAAGGCGGCCCACGACGCCGGCGCCGTGGTCATCGCCTACGACCGTCTCATCCTCAACACCGACGACGTCGACTACTACGTGGCGTACGACAACTTCAAGGTCGGCGAGCTCCAGGGCCAGGCCCTGCTCGACGGCATGGCCGCCAAGAAGGCCGAGGGGCCCTACAACATCGAGCTGTTCTCCGGCTCGTCCGACGACGCCAACTCGAAGGTCTTCTTCGACGGTGCGATGAGCGTCCTGCAGCCCAAGATCGACGACGGCACCCTCGTCGTCGCCTCGGGTCAGACCGACATCAAGCAGACGGCGACCGACGGCTGGAAGCCCGAGAACGCCCAGCGCCGCATGGACTCGCTGCTCACCAGCACCTACGGCTCCACCGAGCTCGACGGCGTCCTCAGCCCGAACGACACCCTGGCCCGCGCCATCATCACCTCGGTGAAGCAGGCCGGCAAGGACATCCCGGTCGTCACCGGTCAGGACTCCGAGGTCGAGTCGGTCAAGTCGATCATGGCCGGCGAGCAGTACTCCACCATCAACAAGGACACCCGCAACCTCGTGAAGCAGGCCGTCGCGATGGTCAGCTCGCTCAGCAAGGGCGACAAGGCCGAGACGAACGACGACAAGTCGTACGACAACGGCAGCAAGGTCGTCCCGGCCTACCTGCTGCCCCCGCAGATCGTGACCAAGGACAACGCCGCCGAGGCGTACGCCAACGACACGACGCTCGAGCCGCTCACCAAGTAA
- a CDS encoding cell wall-binding repeat-containing protein, producing the protein MSTSSHRAGSVRGLALTVALGVVLGLGTTTVAVAAPVTAGSTSSPTLAQQDAGSDHEMGASGGTRDGADERLSRAAAVSPPRGVPGFDVSSYQPSPDFAAARSAGARFTFVKASEGVPGTYTNGNPTGSTNRYRSAQFAGAQAAGLTAGFYHYALPFYSSGAPQAQFFLDNATAWRPGMLPPVLDVEVSTNPTKQGGRCWGLSQSEMVTWIQSWIGTVVAQQGVQPLIYTNQDFWSSCTGNSSAFPKDRLFVAYYPTATTNTPVAPPTSSFATWTFWQWSQTEDSPYPGDQDVFNGTEADLAALTRPTTPAVGRLSGADAFATAATIAASAFTPPVVVNGNAPTKASIPLVYVASRSTYPDALAGGAAAGYRGAPVLLTYPDTLPDATRAQLAELRPQRVVVLGGVAAVSDTVRQQLSQIATTGAPGVTRVSGADRFDTSATTSSTTFPKDRGGTAYVATGLDFPDALSGAALAGGPDKGPMLLTRPDALPQTVSTELTRLAPARIVVLGGVNAVGEPVIAQLRAVAPTSRLSGADRFDTSAVIAAAGYPAGSDVAFVSTGVNFPDALAGAPTAGRLGGPVLLTRPDALPVSVRTALTKLGTDGLVVLGGPNAVSPAVEAGL; encoded by the coding sequence GTGTCCACTTCTTCTCACCGTGCCGGGTCCGTCCGCGGTCTCGCCCTGACGGTCGCCCTCGGCGTCGTCCTCGGGCTCGGGACGACCACGGTCGCCGTCGCGGCTCCCGTCACCGCCGGTTCGACCTCGTCCCCGACGCTCGCCCAGCAGGACGCGGGTTCCGACCACGAGATGGGGGCATCGGGCGGCACCCGGGACGGGGCCGACGAACGCCTCTCGCGCGCCGCGGCCGTCTCGCCTCCTCGTGGCGTGCCCGGCTTCGACGTCAGCTCGTACCAGCCGTCCCCCGACTTCGCCGCCGCGCGTTCGGCGGGTGCCCGCTTCACGTTCGTCAAGGCCTCCGAGGGCGTGCCCGGCACCTACACGAACGGCAACCCCACCGGCAGCACCAACCGCTACCGTTCCGCCCAGTTCGCCGGCGCGCAGGCGGCGGGGCTGACGGCCGGTTTCTACCACTACGCGTTGCCCTTCTACTCGTCCGGGGCACCGCAGGCGCAGTTCTTCCTCGACAACGCCACGGCCTGGAGACCCGGCATGCTGCCCCCGGTGCTCGACGTCGAGGTGTCGACCAACCCCACCAAGCAGGGTGGACGCTGCTGGGGGCTGTCGCAGTCCGAGATGGTCACCTGGATCCAGTCGTGGATCGGCACCGTCGTCGCCCAGCAGGGCGTCCAACCGCTGATCTACACCAACCAGGACTTCTGGAGCTCGTGCACGGGCAACAGCTCGGCGTTCCCGAAGGACCGCCTCTTCGTCGCGTACTACCCGACGGCGACCACGAACACCCCGGTCGCCCCGCCGACCTCGTCCTTCGCGACCTGGACGTTCTGGCAGTGGTCCCAGACCGAGGACTCGCCCTACCCCGGTGACCAGGACGTGTTCAACGGCACCGAGGCCGACCTCGCGGCCCTCACCCGACCGACCACCCCGGCCGTGGGCCGTCTCTCGGGAGCCGACGCCTTCGCCACCGCGGCGACCATCGCCGCCAGCGCCTTCACCCCACCGGTCGTCGTGAACGGGAACGCCCCGACCAAGGCCTCGATCCCCCTGGTCTACGTCGCGTCGCGCAGCACCTACCCCGACGCCCTCGCCGGGGGCGCGGCCGCCGGCTACCGGGGCGCTCCGGTCCTCCTGACCTACCCCGACACCCTGCCCGACGCGACCCGCGCCCAACTCGCCGAGCTCCGCCCGCAACGCGTCGTCGTCCTGGGCGGCGTGGCCGCGGTCTCCGACACGGTGCGTCAGCAGCTCTCCCAGATCGCGACGACCGGCGCCCCCGGCGTCACCCGCGTCTCGGGTGCGGACCGATTCGACACGTCTGCGACGACCTCGAGCACGACCTTCCCGAAGGATCGGGGCGGGACGGCCTACGTCGCGACCGGCCTGGACTTCCCCGACGCCCTCTCGGGCGCAGCCCTGGCCGGCGGCCCCGACAAGGGCCCGATGCTGCTCACGCGGCCCGACGCCCTGCCGCAGACGGTCTCGACCGAGCTCACCCGGCTGGCCCCTGCCCGCATCGTCGTGCTCGGCGGGGTCAACGCGGTGGGAGAACCGGTCATCGCCCAGCTCCGGGCCGTCGCGCCCACGTCGCGGCTCTCGGGTGCCGACCGTTTCGACACCTCGGCCGTCATCGCCGCCGCCGGCTACCCCGCCGGTTCCGACGTGGCGTTCGTCTCGACGGGTGTGAACTTCCCCGACGCGCTCGCCGGAGCACCGACCGCGGGCCGGCTGGGCGGTCCCGTCCTGCTCACGCGACCCGACGCGCTGCCCGTCAGCGTGCGCACCGCCCTGACGAAGCTCGGCACCGACGGCCTGGTCGTGCTGGGTGGCCCCAACGCCGTCAGCCCGGCGGTCGAGGCCGGGCTCTGA
- a CDS encoding TetR/AcrR family transcriptional regulator produces the protein MVDARIVQTTKALHAAVVELASTRPVSSISVADVTRAAGINRATFYSHATSPGSLLTAVLTPELDAIRDEDHALRLDGRADGPDATRRAMEKVVDHVVRYREIYRLALPDPLDASIHQALARHFEESSVQHLAGLPAGSLPEGLAVHIAAGHLAHGLVGAVEAWLGGKRTSRRALLDTMNLMLPTWWG, from the coding sequence ATGGTCGACGCGCGCATCGTCCAGACCACGAAGGCACTGCACGCCGCCGTCGTCGAGCTCGCCTCGACCCGGCCCGTGTCGAGCATCTCGGTCGCCGACGTCACCCGGGCCGCGGGCATCAACCGCGCCACGTTCTACAGCCACGCGACCTCGCCCGGCAGCCTGCTCACCGCGGTGCTCACCCCCGAGCTCGACGCGATCCGTGACGAGGACCACGCGCTGCGGCTCGACGGCCGGGCCGACGGCCCCGACGCGACGCGGCGTGCGATGGAGAAGGTCGTCGACCACGTCGTGCGGTACCGCGAGATCTACCGTCTCGCCCTGCCCGACCCGCTCGACGCGTCGATCCACCAGGCGCTGGCCCGCCACTTCGAGGAGTCGAGCGTGCAGCACCTCGCCGGCCTGCCCGCCGGCAGCCTCCCCGAGGGGCTCGCGGTGCACATCGCCGCCGGCCACCTGGCACACGGGCTCGTGGGAGCCGTCGAGGCCTGGCTCGGCGGCAAGCGGACGAGCCGCCGCGCCCTGCTCGACACCATGAACCTCATGCTGCCCACCTGGTGGGGTTGA